TTGCTACAAGAAGAACTTGAGgtatcccttattcagaaacctatGAATGGAGACAGCCATCTTTCCTAGAGTTCATTTTAtgcaaacaattctaatttttaaaaattacttacttgataactaagctgcatgaattcatattggtggctaAACAATGCTAGTCCCAAGCATACCTCattatagatcctatacctatattttttattcagctctGTGCTCTAgctctgactcttaaaacaatgtaacaggagtcatTTTtcttccaggtctgttaatcattcAGCTTTCAACATTGTTTCAGAGCCAGCCTTGCAGAATATGTAGACTGGTACTGCTTTcgaaagcaaatacatttccacctacaataattctaaaacaaaaaaaaagtagaatcaaTGTATATTTGGAGGTTGCTTAGAAATACATTTCTTctcctttttgtgtttttgtgtacAGATAAGATAAGCAGGACTTCATTATGCAGGGGGCTAATTTGTGCATACAACCATGTGAGGGCCCCGGGACTGCTTCCAAAATTTAGGAGCCCACAGGGATTTTCATTTCTGTTTGCTCTGCTTACCTCAAGAAATACCAAAAACAATAGATGTTTACATTATTAAAAGAATAGGAAAAAAAGTTCTGTACAAACGTTATTCATTGGATGCATGTTAAGTAGGTTTACTGTCTTATTCTTTATATGGGGTCACACAAAATGTGGTGTCACATCTCTAATAATgggaattatgattttttttaagatctTACTGTGTAACGTTAATGATGGTAAAAGTAAGTCCTTGCTAGCACGTCTGTAGGTGCAGGAAAGGGTGACATTTCTGTGGATCACTTTTCcgcattctttttgtttttactgcatGCACACTGCTTTGGATGATGAAAATATACCATATACTTATTCTTCTAAATAAGAATGCTCGTATTCTATAACCAAATTCCAATGgaacaattaaacaattaaactaTCTTTTCCATGTGGGTAcattagttaaaataaataaatgaagctaTATAGATAGCTAGTAGTTTTAGGCAGACTTTATGGAGgagtattttttttcaacttcaactGTTACTATGATGCACCCTGCTACAGCAATAAAGCAGTAAGTAAATCAGGTTCTCTATATTAAGGTTCATGGCATAATTTGGAGCACCGCACCTTAAGGACTCTGAAACAAAACAAACTCATtggataaaataagattttttgctATCAACATATATTCTTGGAAGCTTAGTTAGCATTGAGTACAAGGTGCTGTCTTATTATATGACAATAAAGGTAAATCAGTCAAAAattaagaacttttttttttttttgtgaagattATCATTCATTTAGGTCATAGTATATCTGTGGAAATTCAGAATTCTGATTTGAGAAAGCCAATTCGAATGAcaggtgaaacgtcttcaagaaaaaaaaaaacacagcaagtccagttgatttgacttatttccacagatatatataattttttttacacactgcTATTGCAGTTTTGCAGAGCAAATTGGAAAAGCATTCcatataatatatcccatacacATTTTAGAATCATTTACACCAGGATGTATTATTACAGGAAGCATCAGTCTTCAAAATTCGCCACACAATTAACGTTAAAAATAATATGTGTCCACCAGTTTTTATGGTAAAACCCATTCTAGTAATTTGAAATGAATGTACAACGgacatttatacaatttttttacagCACTGCCAAGCAACTGCATTAATATACAGAGGTAACTCTAACATTTGAATTTTCTGACTGTGTGAACcatctgaaagtaaaaaaaaacctttataagaTTATCTAATAAAGCCTACaggttttaaatatattatctaGTATTTCATTTGAATTCTGCAGTTGCACTTCCAGAGGAGTTTTAGCCAATAACATTCATGTCTTAATACAAAAGTTATATATTGTGTGGATGGGCAATCACTTGTGCTACTGATATTCCATACTATAACACACAGAAGCACTGTTGAAATTCTGCAAAAGTTGTGTGCCTATCCCTGAAATAATTTAGATGGAAGGATCCTAACTGGCTAGTAGACAAACACAAAAACTAATTTCTCTAATAATCTTTTCCTCATGGCTGAATTTGAAACTTGGCTTAAGGggcttataaaaaaaatcacataaaatgctTAGCATTTGTATAAAAGATCAACACATCTTTACTGGTCTGACCACTTCTGTGCTCATGTTCATCCTCAACCATCTTTTCTGTGTTCACCATTCATGTACTGGGATCGGTAATGTCCATGTTTGTTCCAAACAGGGCAACAAGCTGTTCTTCATAGTTTGCaatgtttcttttcattatttCCATGCATGGTCCCAGGAGTCTTTCAAAAGCCTGCACATCCATGActaagaaaatataaaagtattggGTTTATGTCACCAATGACATTATCTAattggtaaaaatatttttaaatacagaagAATGATTACTGTGTTTAGTGTGTTTAGAATTAAATTGTAAAAGTATGCTTCTGCATCATGTTATAGTTATTTTTCCCTCTCTTCTCTCAAGTGCTTTGGACTTACTAGACTCCTGCCTAATAGACAAATGAACTTCGCAATTGTAACAGGCATCAGCCATTGTTGCATCTAGTTAGCAATTTCATTCccccatttattttttagtttcattTGATCATCATATAAATTAGCTAAGGGAAATGTAATTTAGGTCTCTAACTTAATGAAATGGAAAAACATACAGATGAAATCTTTGTTTAGTGGAACAAAAGCTGTATTTATTACCTAAGCATTTGACGTTTCCTATAGCATAGGCTGAAGCAGCTCTAGGTTTGTTGGTTACTAAGGCTAGCTCTCCAAAATACTGTCCTCTGGTATAGCGTGCAATCTCAACAGCTTCATTTGTTTCAGCATCGGACTTGCTCTGTTGAGAAATTAAGTAACCATTTGATGTTATTATATTAAAACAGGCTAATGAGAGCTGGAAAGTTTATGCAAAAGACTTTCAGCTCCTATAACATTGAAACATACTGAAAAACAAACACGTTTTGTGGTAGTTAGTGGCTAAAATCACTAAACCATAAGTAAAGACATTAGTAGTACTAATTCTGTACATCATCACGCTGATAATAACACCATGAAGAAACCACACGGCATGGTCTTGTATTAGATAATGATTGCAATactaatgtaaaagcattagtaAGTAATTTATAGATTGCTCCACTAGCTATTTTCCAGACAGGCCTCCATGTATAAAATAAAGGCCTATAATACTTCACCATGCATGTCTCCAAAACTctgtttcaaatttcaaaaaaaaaaaaagctgtcaatAATGGCTCGGCTCAATAACCACAACTACTGGCGTGTTTTATGCCCCATTTCAGAGCAACCGGGATGCTCTGCCTTCTCAGTCTTTGTGGTGTACCAGTGATAGAAAatattaggtagtagatttgggacaactccaccttctttttcttccaatttctctcttttttcctgAACTTGAGCATTGATTATAATttttatcccattaattgtggtcaattaattcaattactttttaatttattttatttattaagcactaCTAAGCACTTTAAATCCAATTAATTAATACCTCAAGCCTAATTTGATGGGGGAATAGAATCATCCATATTTTTTTAAGCAATGTTGCTATTTATGATATTTTAGTGGGTTATATCCCGGCTAAGGGAACATGGTGGTTTATAATTGGTTCAAGCTTGGGTATAAGCATCaatttttgacttttaaaaaTCGAATCACTGAATGAACTATATTGCAAtgcactttattaatttattaagaatCAACTTTAGTAATTGTTTATTAATTGGATTAAATGCAattatagcactgcactttataatttaaatctttatttataagGTAATACAATAAGGCTACAGGGTAGCCTAATCTGTGACTGCTGTTATGTGAGAGATTAAGCGGAGtactttttctccttctttctaaATTTGCAATTAAACTACTACTGatttaggtcagacctctgcgtAAATCTAGggataaaaatctgtattatatattatatatgtattatacaaGGGAATCACTGGTGTGTTTGGgttttttcatgtgataaaccatgtgataactttttctcactgaactgaatctggtccATTGTTTCCAGACAAACGTAAACAATCAATATTTTGAAGGCAGTATTCAGTTAACTTTTTTCAATAGTCAAATGTATAGAGTCTTTGAAGTTTTATATTAGTTTCATTATTGTCCAAAGAACTTACATCTAAGACTATTGGCACACGCCATACATGCTGGCACTAGaataacaaaaatacaattaaacacTATACAATATTAAAGTGTGTATGGATGCATACCAGtcggtatttttttttacctttcttttcATAGTTATTCTAACTTCTCCAGATTCAACAATGAAAAAACTGTCTGCTCCATCACcctgtgaaaataaaattatattaatatattaactgGTATGCAAATGTAATCAACAAAATCCCAATATTACCAACAGCCTCTCTGGAGATAACTCACATGCATGAAACAAGTCAGAATGTATGTAAATGACCATGCATTATCAGTCTGCTtgtcaatttgtttttaaaaacctataaatgcatcaaaaatatatatatatagaagtgaactaacaagacaaaaaaaaaccactacaGTTTTAATAGGatattattatttgtacaaaTTTCCTAGACACTGAATCATACTGAAAGCCATATTTTAAATAAGTGACACAAGATGTACCATACTTCAGTTGCTTGTTCAATTACATTTCTTTGTAAATCATGATGAATGACGTTTTAGGGATAGATCACCATATGAAGTTATCCCATACCTGAGCAATGATTTGTTCTTCATCGTAGTACGTTTTAGTGTCAATGACATCAACCACTTTCAAACGTTCTGAAAACTTAAGACATAGCACAAACACTATATTTTTCCAGATACATTGTACAGTGTATTGCATGGTATAtacaataaagatatattttatttgcattgtatACCAGACTTACTTCTAATGACTTCAGGAATGGCAATGATTCTATGAAATTTTCATACATCCTTTTCTTTTTGGCATTGTTTTTTACAATTATTCTTCGGAAAGTTGCCCTATCCTTTGGATcaagaaaaaagaggaaaaagatataaagtaaaaaaaaaatagtaaccaTGGCAAACAATATCCCTGTAATGTATTTACATTAATATGTAATTGGGGAAAAAGGGAAACATTGTTCCATCTGTTCTTCAGCAATAAATAGCAAATAGCTAGTGATAAAGTTACCagtaaaatcataaaataaatttgaaaaaaagatgaaTCCAAAGTTCTTTACTTTTGGTGGCATAACTTCCTAAACTACACATACCCTGCAAATGGTATGATACTGGATGAGATCTAACCATAAATATTAGTGCGGGATTTTGCATAATGCGAAAACATTTTTGcagattttggggcaaatttacttatggtcgaagttaaatcctttgactttgaatatcgaagtcgaaggatttaccgcaaatggtttgatcaaacgatcgaatgaaaaatagttcgattgaacgattaaatccttcgaatcgttcgattcgcaggattttaatccatcgatctaactatttttctttgaccaaaaaaaggttgcaaagactatggggaccttccccataggctaacattgacttcggtaggttttaggtggcgaaccagggggtcgaagttttttttttaaagagactgtacttcgactatcgaatagtcgaacgatttttagttcgaatcgttcgattcgaagtcgtagttgaaggtcgcagtagccaaaaaaacgtttgaaattcgaagtttttattattctattccttcactcgagctaagtaaatgggcccctttgtgttCAACTGAGCTGAATCCAGGTTTTGAggtttttgggggggaaaacaagatttttcatggaaataaaaactagaattttttgagatttattatacccagaagctgataaaagtctaaatctgaaaatctgccaacTCAAACCTGCcagggtcatgtagaagtcaatgggagatgtcccttttacaatatgacaatatcatgatctgcagtgggtttcatccgataatccaaaaaattcagatttttctggcAATAACCAGACAAAATTGAACGATCGGGCGTCAATATTcgtacgattcgagttttcaattgattttatcgagtcttttcccgcactgaatttttcaagttattttattcataaagaaGGTAAATCGTGGATGTTCGGCTGAGCTTGGTTTAATCCAGAACTTCttcatttggtgcatccctaataaataggcACTTACTACTGatcattttattaaatcatgAGACAATGTGCTATCAAATCAGCAGGTTACTAATTAAACCGATTAAAAGTGTAAGCATTTTTGTTCTAGTGCTGTTGAGGTGGTGAGGACTCAACTGGTCTCCGATGGTGGAGAAACTAGCCAAAGTCACAGAGAGGCGCTGTTGCTCTCCATCTGCATTTGTGTAGGCAGGTGGAGAGAGGTATATGTAACCTTCCTGTTCTGTGACAAGAACCATAAATATTCCAGTACATCCAGGAAGAGTTTTTCCACACAAACAGGTTAATTGACTCTTGCAGGAATTGAACATGTGTGCATACGTATGCATGGTTTTTGATAAGCTTTACTGGGACTAATGAGAACCAGTATCCGTAATATTGTTTAAGATGTTGGGTGCCCATTAGAAAAGATATATAATAAGAGGCCTAACTTAGATGAAGAAGAGAGAATAAGTCAACAAAATTTGCAACTATGCTGTCTTTGTTTGGCACTTTTATAAATCTTATTTGGATTAACATCAGACTATTTTTCAAATGGTGCAATGCAAATCTTACAGAAAAGAGGATATGTAAATCAAATTACTAAAATCATGACCTTTTATAATGTTGGCAACCCTTGAGAGAAGCAGCTGTATTTAAATACTAAAACAGCAGTCACAATGGGATGTCATAATTTTCCACAAGCAGTCTCTTATAGTTTGTAGTTCTGGCTTTTGCCTAAGATTAAATTCTGACATTTCAGGGTCTTACCACCTCCCAACAGCTAAACAGCAGGACAACAACTTAGCATTTCTTCTTTCAGAAATGAGCTAAGGTTTAAACCAGCAGGGCCACAACAAGTGTTTAAGCAGGTGTTGCTTATGTGGGTGGGCAGGAGTCTGCTAAAATTCTAGGACCCCCTGTGAAGCTGCAAAACTGACCATGAATTTTTCATCTCATGCTTTATATTAGGAAAAAATATCTTCCTCTTATCGGCTTTATGCGCACAGTCATAATATTGTCAGCTTAAATCTCTTCACTATGTTATCAAAGATATgaatattaatgttatttttgaaTGAGATAATATATCTGTAATAAGCACATGCAAATACTTACCAAACCCCATACAGCTCCAGCAGATGTAGCAACAATTGTAGCAGCTCTAGGCGTGTTGTACATTAATGCCAGTTCTCCAAAACTTCCACGGTTATCATAGGCACCAACACACCTTGCCACTCCTTCtgattttacaaaaatatcataggttcccctgttgtaaaataaacagatgaaaatgttttttactattCCATTTAGGGATGTATATTATAATGGCCAGTATGCAAAACCATTAGGATAAATTGGTAGTCACAATGGCATAATTTACgtgcagaaatatttaattacGAATACTTGGCACTATTTATTTCTATTCAATAAATGCACTGCATTCCCTCCTTCTTTATCATTCAAAATGAATGAAAAGATATGTCAACCATATAACAAGAACAAATATTGCGAAAGAAAAGCTTGGGGTGGACATGGGAGCTTCTGTAACGTGTTTAAGAACATCTACCTTACATAACTTAGCTTAGATCTAAACGCAGAGACTCAAGTAAACTCCAGTTGAACATTCTAATGGTAACATGGCATGGGTTAACTAACTATTCAACAAGAATGCAGTGCTCAGGATCAagcatgccttttttttttaaaaaaaatctaagtcaTGTTCAGACTTCTACATTTTATTCTATATGGGCCAATGGCCATGCCTACTGCATTGCATACTTTAATACATTAAAcatttaatgaattaatgaatgtgtatatatatatatatatatatatagatatatataaatatgaatggaGGATCAGTACTTATAGTAATAGTGAtcaaaatacttttatttcataCAAGTAATTTTGAAGTGCGGTGCTGTCTACTgcatatctctctatatatatttaatatacaatacACCAGTCCcctacgtgtgtgtgtgtgtgtgtgtgtgtgtgtgtgtgtgtgtgtgtgtgtgtgtgtgtgtgtgtgtgtgtgtgtgtgtgtgtgtgtgtgtgtgtgtgtgtgtgtgtgtgtgtgtgtgtgtgtgtgtgtgtgtgtgtgtgtgtgtgtgtgtgtgtgtgtgtgtgtgtgtgtatatatatatatactcgtaTGAAATAATTGTTATTGAAGGGGTCCTTTtttaatccatgtttttttttacatcacattGGAAGGTAACTGCTGCCCTATACCACCCCTACCCTTCTACTCACCCCTCCTGCATTGCTTTAGCATTTCAAAGGTAAATTCATTTTTTACCTGTCAATTACATAAAAGTTGTCACCATCATCGTCCTGATCAATTACATGTTCTCCACACTGGACGAGTTTTTCAAACATTGCATCTAATACCTGAGACATCTGTTCCTGCAGCAAAGAAAAAATGATtagtaaaaaactaaattaaacactgaggggcatatttatcaagggtcgaaattcgaattgaaaaaaattcaaagttcgaattcaaaaagaccaaccgaagtttggaatttttaaagaaacagtacatgatattgaacaatattcaaattttcgaatttggactagtccctagtcgaagtacacaaaaaatagcttgaaattagtatttttttcacccgaaaattcacctcgacctttcataaatctgcccctgagtgaccactgttttattattagtattataatgCTATAGAGTTTCCACTAGGAAACTGTCTTAGGTTTCACATCAAACACTGGACCGAAACTCAAAATAACGGAAAGTCTGTTTAACTCCTCCATGAAACAGGGAAAATCCCTGCCATTGCTGTCTTTACCAATTGCCTTTTGAGGCCCTGGAACTGACATGGAACCTGCACACATCAGAGTTAGGACCAGAGGAAATGAATAGTAAATTCATTTTGGTCAATTTGACCAATTGACTTCTCTCCCTTGTTCTGTCTCTGAATTGTAAAAAATCGgacatttgcataaaaatactGGGACCCTCCGATGCAATcattaaaaaaaggcagaaaaacatGGAGAATTTCACCAATTTGATCAATCTCCCATTTAATGTTAAACAATGCATACTAATACAGTTAAACAATGCATACTAATACAGTTAAACACCCTTCTTTTACAATCTTATGGGCACTTATGTCATGTTAATtgatcaaattaaatataaaataaagaactcCTGAAAACCAGCAATATCGCAGATGCACACCAAGTTTTGTCCACCAAGCATTTCATAAATCACATGATGGCTAGCATTATCAGAGTAGGTATGAGCTGATTGCCAATGTGTGTGATAGTGATAAATGTTGAGATCAATAATAAAACCATGGATGTTTCTAGAGTTAATAACTTAAAGCACCAGCTTTGCCACCAACATTCTGGCTAGCATCCATTCAGCTAACGTGTATCCACAGCTTTTAGAAGATGGGCAGGATGTTTTGTGAAATAAACAAAAGAGTGCAGGGCTACACAATGAACACTCATAAAACACTGCAATTCATCACTAAGTTCTGCTTACTTGATCTAAACTCTTAAACAAAAGAATATCTTTGCAAGCTTCTTGTAGTCGATTCCGCTGGACATCTGTTTTTGGATATATAATCTGCAAAGCACAAAAATTACATTCAATTATGATTCTTTTATGCCATTTCCAtgattatgcattatatttttattgatgaaaagTGCCATCAAAAGATAAGATAAGATGTCTCCATGCCAGTACAAATCCATCACCATATTTAACAGATGGATTTCTCCAAATGCAATCACACCTGCTATAAAAAAGTAGACAATACTGCCCAAGGATATAGGTTTTGTATATCTTACACTGGTTTGTATGCATCTTGAAGTAAATGAGTGGTTTTTTTGCGCagcatttcttaaaataaaaattaagactctagtgggggaatgtaatatgtttcgttagagGCCATTGTGAATGTTAGCcaccaagattttcattgtttttgacCATTTTCAGACTTTTGTGAAAGGAACTTATATAAGAAGATCTCCTGTCACAAATGTGAGGGGACATCAAAGCATTTTTACGAGTGAGCAGCTTAGATATGATCTGATAAAGAAAGATCTGGACAGGGTGCTGTTTTCTGCCACAAATGCTGTGGGAGAGTACATTCAAATGAGTTATTTAATACAGCTGCTTTCCTGTACAAATAATGTCTTCTGTTACGCTTGATGGGGAAATCTGCTGCTTAGACAAGCAGGATAAATTAATTCTTACATAACCA
Above is a genomic segment from Xenopus laevis strain J_2021 chromosome 3L, Xenopus_laevis_v10.1, whole genome shotgun sequence containing:
- the prkar2b.L gene encoding cAMP-dependent protein kinase type II-beta regulatory subunit isoform X1, whose product is MNIEIPEGLTELLQSFTVEVLREQPEDLLEFALQYFTQLKQSQSQGAPLSHGMELPFRLTKGVNFAEEPMRTDSENGEEEEEDDDEEDFVAPVINRFSRRASVCAEAYNPDEEDDDTETKIIYPKTDVQRNRLQEACKDILLFKSLDQEQMSQVLDAMFEKLVQCGEHVIDQDDDGDNFYVIDRGTYDIFVKSEGVARCVGAYDNRGSFGELALMYNTPRAATIVATSAGAVWGLDRATFRRIIVKNNAKKKRMYENFIESLPFLKSLEFSERLKVVDVIDTKTYYDEEQIIAQGDGADSFFIVESGEVRITMKRKSKSDAETNEAVEIARYTRGQYFGELALVTNKPRAASAYAIGNVKCLVMDVQAFERLLGPCMEIMKRNIANYEEQLVALFGTNMDITDPST
- the prkar2b.L gene encoding cAMP-dependent protein kinase type II-beta regulatory subunit isoform X2 yields the protein MTAKFGSYCVRRGTHFNGAPVINRFSRRASVCAEAYNPDEEDDDTETKIIYPKTDVQRNRLQEACKDILLFKSLDQEQMSQVLDAMFEKLVQCGEHVIDQDDDGDNFYVIDRGTYDIFVKSEGVARCVGAYDNRGSFGELALMYNTPRAATIVATSAGAVWGLDRATFRRIIVKNNAKKKRMYENFIESLPFLKSLEFSERLKVVDVIDTKTYYDEEQIIAQGDGADSFFIVESGEVRITMKRKSKSDAETNEAVEIARYTRGQYFGELALVTNKPRAASAYAIGNVKCLVMDVQAFERLLGPCMEIMKRNIANYEEQLVALFGTNMDITDPST